One Aquarana catesbeiana isolate 2022-GZ linkage group LG11, ASM4218655v1, whole genome shotgun sequence genomic window carries:
- the LOC141112915 gene encoding vomeronasal type-2 receptor 26-like, producing MVLRGTKSKYKTGSNKETTPQPSSKMASAVSSQPSTSHKIKPLKIKLNTVDINEESDSDSGNSQTEFQSALFKKFECILQKALKQTSDHITDKLTREIREIGLRTAELEIRVDDIESQTQHYISEFKNLKEENVLLQSRLEDQENKDKRANLQIRGILESVTDVQAYITTLLQELQPGIPMERLEMDRVPKSQCSISCLPGYRKVPSSSIHPCCHSCVLCSYGEISNITDSENCMKCPDHEWPNENRTRCIPKEVEFLSFTDDTLSLVFITFSLLCFGKTLLVLVIFILYQDTPVVKANNKSLSFVLLVSIMLGFLCVFLFLGRPVDVTCLLRQIYFGILFTIAVSSVLAKTIMVCIAFKATKPNSVWRKWIGVKLPTCIVLACSSVQVIICVSWLSISPPFQELDTHSHQEKIIIQCNEGSVIGFYSVLGYMGILAAVSFIIAFFVRTLPDSFNEAKYITFSMLVFCSVWIAMIPAYLSTKGKYTVAVEIFAILISNNGLLYCIFLTKCFIILCRPELNTKVYLHSQRNI from the exons ATGGTTTTGAGAGGCACAAAGTCAAAATATAAAACCGGCAGTAACAAAGAAACAACGCCTCAGCCGTCTTCCAAGATGGCGTCGGCAGTCTCCTCACAGCCTAGCACTTCACACAAGATTAAGCCTCTGAAAATCAAACTAAATACTGTGGATATTAATGAGGAATCTGATTCCGACTCTGGAAATTCACAGACAGAATTTCAATCtgccttatttaaaaaatttgaatgtattttaCAGAAAGCTTTAAAGCAAACATCAGACCATATCACTGATAAACTGACTAGAGAAATCAGAGAAATAGGTCTGAGAACAGCTGAATTGGAGATCCGtgtagatgatattgaaagccaaacTCAGCACTATATTTCTGAATTTAAAAATCTAAAAGAAGAAAATGTTCTTTTACAGTCCcgtttagaggaccaggagaataaAGACAAAAGGGCTAATTTGCAGATCAGGGGTATTCTTGAGTCTGTCACTGATGTGCAAGCCTATATCACTACATTACTTCAGGAATTACAACCTGGCATTCCTATGGAGAGATTAGagatggacaga GTTCCAAAATCTCAGTGCTCAATAAGTTGTCTCCCAGGATACCGGAAAGTTCCCAGCTCTTCCATACACCCTTGTTGTCATAGTTGTGTCCTGTGTTCATATGGAGAAATATCAAATATTACAG atagtgaaaactgcatgaaatgccCCGATcatgaatggccaaatgagaacaGAACTCGCTGTATTCCCAAGGAAGTAGAATTTCTTTCTTTCACTGATGACACGCTCTCACTAGTTTTTATAACCTTCTCACTGTTGTGTTTTGGGAAGACTCTTTTAGTACtcgtcatttttattttataccaGGACACACCAGTTGTGAAAGCCAATAACAAGAGCCTCAGCTTTgtcctcctggtctccatcatgttgggtttcctctgtgtgttccTCTTTCTGGGTCGTCCTGTGGATGTAACCTGCTTGTTACGCCAAATTTATTTTGGAATTCTCTTTACAATAGCCGTATCTTCTGTATTGGCCAAGACTATTATGGTTTGCATTGCCTTCAAAGCCACCAAACCCAACAGCGTGTGGAGGAAATGGATTGGAGTAAAACTGCCCACCTGTATAGTCTTAGCTTGTTCTTCTGTTCAGGTTATAATCTGTGTTAGTTGGTTGTCCATCTCTCCTCCCTTCCAGGAATTGGACACACATTCACACCAGgagaagatcatcattcagtgtaatgaagggtcagttattgggttctactctgtcctgggttatATGGGGATCCTGGCTGCTGTCAgttttattatagctttttttgTCAGGActttaccggacagttttaatgaagccaaatacatcaccttcagcatgctggtgttctgcagtgtctggattgccatgatcccggcctatctgagcaccaaagggaaatacacggtggctgtggagatattcgctATACTGATTTCTAATAATGGTCTCTTATATTGTATATTTCTTACAAAATGCTTTATAATTCTCTGTAGGCCGGAACTGAATACAAAAGTCTATCTACATAgtcaaagaaatatataa